CGCGCCGCTCAGGTCCGCGAGCGGGCGCAGCTCCCCGTCGGCCGCCAGGCGCAGGATCGCCCGGCCGATCTCGATGCGGCTTCTCTTCGCCACGATTGGGGGTTCCTGAAAGATCTGTGGGCGGGGCGGAACGCGCCCGTTGGCAATCGGGGGCAGAAGCGCCCCGGTGGAATGTACTCCCGCGCTTGTATTTTGATCGCGCGTTCAGTATTACTAGATTTAGTACGCGATAACTGCGAGGGTGTCAAGCGGAATTACTAAAACTAGTAACGAGGTGCGCGACCGTGGCCGAGCGCGAACCCCTGAGTCCGTCGCAAGAAAAACTGCTGGAATTCCTACGCGCCGAGCTGCGCGCGCGCCGCGGCGTTCCGTCCTGGCCCAAGATCGCGCGCGCGTGCGGCTGGTCCTCCACGCGCTCCGTGGGCTACAACCTGGACCAGCTCGCGCGCAAGGGGCACCTGCGCCTCACGGGGGGGCAGAAGGGCATCGAACTGGTCGGTGCGCCGGCCGGGTTCGCGCTGCCGGTCCTGGGCGACGTGGCCGCGGGCGCGCCGATCCCGCCCCCGGGGGAGGGCGAACCCGAGCACTTCGAGTTCGAGCGCGTGTTCGGCGGCGAAGACGTCTTTATGCTCCGGGTCCGGGGCGACAGTATGATCGAAGCGCTGATCGGCCCCGGCGACCTCGTGGCGGTCCGGCGCGCGCCCGAGGCCGCCGACGGCGAGAAGGTGGTCGCCATGATCGACGGCGAACTCACGCTCAAGGTGTTCCGCCAGCGCGCGGGCGGCGCGATCTGGCTCCAGCCGTGCAACTCGAAGCTCGCCGGCATCAAGCTCGACCCCAAAAAGGATAACCGCGTCATCGGCGTGCTCGTGGGCGTGGTCCGCGCCGGGAACTGATGGCAGGGGAAGAGAGAAGGAAAAAGGAGAAAGGAAAAACCGAAGAGAAAACCGGGCGCCGGTGAACCCCGCCCGTAAGGGCGGTGGGTACGCCCACAATCAATACTGGTACCCCGAACGGGGTTAGATTCCCCAGCCCAGGGTCGCGGCGCAGACGCGGACCCTGGGAACAAGCAGCGGCTGCTCTTGTGGGCGGCGTTCCTCGAACAGCAATTTTTCTTGCGTGACGGTGGAAGATATTTTCTACTCCCACCGTACTACTCGCGGTCACACTCGTCTCGGACACGCGCAATAACGGCCCTGTCGCGCCGGTAATTCGAGGCGTTACGGCAACGAACACTGTAAATCCCGGGCGCCAGCCCGATCCCTTAACTCCCCCCCACCCCCAACGGGAGCACGCAAATGAAGGTGGAATTCGAGAAGAACTGGAACGGTACCGACAGCAAACACAACACCCCCAACCACGACAGCAACTACACGCAGCAACAGGTCTGCCAACTCATCGCGCAGGTCCGGGAACTGGAGGGTATCAAGGACAAGGACTACACGGGCGTCCCCGCCCCCATCAAACTCTTCGCCGAAAAGTGCCTGTGGGCGGACGATCGCATCATTTACGTCGTGAAGGGCATCCACCAGCGCTGGGGCCAGCAGGACCCGCACCCGCACCTCCGCGTGCGGACCTATCACACAATGGGGCCGAGCTGCATGAAAGTGTGGGTCGATTTCCACATCGAACTGTCCGAAGAACTGACCACGATCCCGAGCCAGCACGTGGCCGCCAAAGAGGGGTACGTGGCGTGCGCCTGGACCGCGGTCGGGATCTCGTACGTCACCTACGGTACGGACGGGAAGATCAAGGCGAACAGCATCGTGGAGCGGTGGCCCGCCCAGTTCTCCCAGTGTACGGACTGGATTCAGGACTTCGGCGGCCCGCGCGGGAACCGGAAGCGGCGCCTGAGCGTCGGGTGCCGACCCGCGCCGATGCTGCTCCAGTGGCGGACCGAGAAATAACCCGGCCCACGCGCCACCAAAACGAACGACACCCGGGGCGCCCCGGGTGTCGTTCGTTTTGGTGGGGTAATTTGGGTCACGAGCGCGTGATGGTAAGGGGCCGCGAGCCGGGCGCGACCGACTCGTTGCCTTCCCACCATTCGTGGTGCTGGTGGGTTCCGTGCTGGTCCGCGTCCGAGAACGCGAAGAAGCCCGCTAACCGAGCGAGCATTTCAGGTGCTCCGGTCACCAGAAGTGCATTCCCGACAACGCTGACGCGCACCGGCCCGCCCGAAGTCGCTACACGGAACGCGGCTAGAACTCGGGTGTAGGGCGCGGGATCGGCAACAGTATCGGCCGCGAACTCGTGCCCGTGGCCCGCTTCCATTTGGGTTAGTACGTGGGCCACTTCTCGCAATTCCGCCGGGGCACCGGACACGTCGAGTTCGGCTCCCGCCTCGCGAATGACCATGAATGGCTTCCCTGCGGCGCAGAGCACTCACGCGCCGAGCGCCTGGGTGACGGTCGCGGAGATGCTGTCGAACAGTTGTTGCAGGTCCGCGCCCGAGGTCGGTGAGGTCTCGACCGACGCGGGGACCGCCTGACCCGACTGGTTGTACGCGCCGGTGTGGTGGTGGTGGTGGTGCGCGGGCGCGAGGCCGGTCGCGCTGCCCGTGGACGAGGCCGACTGGAACCGGTCCGCCAGGTTGTTCAGGAAGTCCGCGGCGCCGCCCGTCGCTTGGCTCGCCGCGGTGCGGATCTGCGACGCGATGTCGGCCGTCACCTCTTTGAACTTGGTCGGGTCTTGCGACCGGAGCTGCTGCAACTCGCCGAGCAGCTTCCCCGGACCCGAGATCCGGGCCGAGTCCCCGACATCGTTCACGGCGCTCGTCGTGCCGAGGCCGCTCGTGATCGAAGTCGTGCCCTGGCTCAGCAGGAGCTGGGAAATGTCGTACAGTGCCCCGGTCGCGGAGCCGGTACCGATGCCGTTGACCGTCATGAGCTGCGTCCTCATCAGGTGCGCATGGCGGGCGCTCACGCGGCCATTTTACTGAAGCGCAATAGTTTGCGAAGCATGTTTCACCACAGAGGGCGCGGAGAGCGCAGAGAAGACGAAACGGAAAACGCTTCTGATTTTGCGTTTTCTCCGCGCCCTCTCGTGCCCTCGGCGGTGAAACGTTTTCTGCAATAACGGAGCACACCCGATGACCGAGGCCGAGTGGCTCGCGTGTGACGACGTGAAGCGGCTGCTGGAGCCGCTGCGGGACCGCGCGAGCGCGCGCAAGTTACGCCTGTTGGCGTGCGCACGAGCCTGGGGGCTGAGCGGGATCGCTCACGACCCGGTCTGTCTCGACGCGATCGCGATGGCGGAACGGTGCGCCGACGGGCACGTCGCGGAGCCCGAACGGGACGCCGTCTTCCGAGCGACCTGTATTCACTCGGACGATGTGGAAGACCTCGGGCCACTGCGCTGGACCTTCGCGTTCGCGTCGGCCTTCGCCGTCGGCCCCCTGGCGGGCGACATCCACACGCACATCACCTCGGTGGGTCGTACCCCGCCGAATATGGAACTGCAACCGGCTCACGTCCGGGACATCTTCGGGAACCCGTTCCGCCCCGCGCCCTTCTCTCCGTCGTGGCGCACCTCGACTGCCGTGGAACTGGCGGCGCAGATGTACGAGTCGCGTGACTTCGGCGCGCTGCCGATTCTGGCGGACGCGCTCCAGGACGCGGGCTGCGACAATGCCGACGTGTTGGAGCACTGCCGCGGTCCGGGGCCGCACGTGCGCGGGTGCTGGGTCGTGGACCTGGTGCTCGACAAGGGGTGATCGCAATTGATATGTGGACACATTTGGAAATTGTATTTATTTTCACTACTGATATCGATGTCGTATTTTCCGTGTGGGTATAATGCCGCGAGGTAGCGGTGCGCGCGGACTGCACGCACGAGCGGAAACCGTGGCAGGTCGTGTCACGAATGTTGGCCGGCGCGAGCGGGGAACATTGTTTCCCCCCGGGCGAAATGAAGGTACGAACGACCGCGGTCCCGAAACGTTAGCAAATGTCACTCTCGCCGCCGGCGGTGAAGCGCGTGCACGTTCCCGACGGCCATTCCGGGTTGCACCCGGCGCGGGATCGGTCATGCTATTGTGGTAATTGGACGGCGTGCCGAAGATCCCACGGGGCGCAGGAAATGAACCGCGAACCGGTCCTACTCGCCGTGGTGCCCAGCCCGTTCGTTCTGGCCTTTTGGGGACTGGTCGTTGCGGACCCGTCGTTTGCGAACGAGTGGCCGTTCGCCGCGCAATATCTGCTCGCGGTCCTCTGCGGGTTCGTGATGTTTTCCCTCGGCCCGATTGCCGGGTTCGCGGCGGTGAGGTGCGGGCGCGAGCTCCGGACCCGCGGGTGGCGCTCGGCCCGGTACGCGCTGCCGGCCCTCGCCATCGGACTGACCGCGTTCCTGGTCAACCTGTGGTGCTTCGTGTTCATCGCTGGCCCGGCGTGCTGACCGACTACCGAGGGCCGCCGCGTTTCCCTTCCTGCTCGCAATCGGGAGCACCGATGCTCAGAACTTCAGCACTCGCACTGACCGCATCGGCCCTGTGGCTGGGCGCCCCGGCCCGCGCCGACGACGACGAGGACAAGGCCGTTGCGCTCGTCAAGAAGCTCGGCGGGGAGGTGGCGCGCGACGCGAAGGCGCCGGGCAAGCCGGTCGTGGGCGTCTTCCTGAGCGAGACCGAGGCGTCCGACGCGGACCTGAAGGAACTCGCGGTGCTCGTGCGGGTGGCCTCGCTCACTCTGCGCGGCACGCGGGTCACGGACGCGGGGCTCAAGCACCTCGCGCCGCTCAAGGATCTCGACTTCCTCGAACTGGGTGACACGGCCGTCACAGACGCGGGGCTCAAGGAGCTGGCCGCGCTCAAGAACCTCAGAACACTTGTGCTGCGTCGCGCCGGTATTACGGACGCCGGGCTGAAGGAGCTGACACCGCTCGAGCGGCTTGAATCGCTCGACCTGGGTGACGCGGCCGTTACGGATGCCGGGCTCAAGGGGCTGGTGCCGCTCCAGAACCTCAGAACACTCAGACTGCGCCGCACCGATGTCACGGACGCGGGATTAAAGGAGCTGGCGCTGCTCCCGAACCTCGGTTCGCTCGACCTGTGCGCGACGGCGGTGACCGGCCGGGGGCTCAAGCACCTGGTCGCGCTCAAGGGCCTCGGCGCGCTTTATTTGGAGGGCACGCGGGTCACGGACGCGGACCTCAAGACCGTGGCCGCGCTCGGATCGCTCGGCCGCCTCGACCTCGCGCGCACGGGGGTGACGGACGCGGGGCTCCGGGAACTCGGCGCGCTCCGGCTCGTGCACCTGTCCCTGTCCGGTACGGGGGTGACGGACGCGGGGTTGAAGGAACTGGCCGGGTTCAAGGACATGTTCACCCTCGACCTGTCCGGTACACCGATCACGGGCGCGGGGCTGAACCACCTCGCCGGGTTCAAGATACTCGCGATCCTCACCCTGAACGGTACGCAGGTGACGGACGCGGGGCTCAAGAACCTCGACACACTGACGCGCCTGGACGCGCTCTACCTGAACGGCACGCGCGTGACGGACGCGGGCCTCGAGCACCTCGCGCCGCTCGAATCACTCGTGCGCCTGTCCCTGTCCGGTACGGTGGTGACGGACGCGGGACTCAAGCACCTGAACGCGCTCAAAGGGCTCGGTGAGCTGGACCTGGGCGATACGCTCGTGTCGGACGCGGGGATGAAGGATCTCACCGCGCTCGAGGGGCTCTACTCGCTCGACCTGAACGGCACCCGGGTGACGGACGCGGGACTCAAGGAACTGGGCGCCGCGCGGTCACTTCGGGATCTCAATCTGCGCGGCACGCGGGTGACGGACGCGGGGCTCAAGCACCTCGCGCTGCTCAAGGATCTCGACGGTCTGGATCTGACGGGCACGCGGGTGACGGACGCGGCCGCCCGGGATCTGGCCGGGTGCGCGCGTCTCGTGGATCTCCGACTCGTCGAGACGCGCGTCACCGAGGTGGGGGTGCGGAACATTCAGAAGGCGCTCCCGAAGTGCCGGATCGTTAAATAATGTGGGCACGTGGGAACCGAATCGTGGGGGTATGTAATGTCGCGGGTACTTCTGTTCGCGGTGGCGTGCGTGGTTCTGGCTTCCCCATTGCCGGCCCGCGCCGACGACGCCGAGGACAAGGTCGTTGCGCTCGTTAAGAAGCTCGGCGGGGAAGTGACGCGCGACGCGAAGGCGCCGGGCAAGCCGGTCGTCGTACTCGATCTGGCCCACGCGAAGGTAACGCGCGCGGACCTCAAGGAACTCGCCGCGCTCAAGAGCCTCACCGGGCTCCGCCTGAACAGCACGAATGTAACCGACGCGGACCTCAAGGGGCTGGCCGCATTCGAGAGCCTCACGCAACTCAGTTTGGTGGCCACGAAAGTGACCGACGCGGGCGTGAAGGAACTGGCCGCGTTCAAGAACCTCTCCTCGCTGGGGCTGTCAGAAACAAGCGTGGGGGACACGGGTGTGAGGGAATTGATCGCACTCAAGGGCCTCAAGCAACTCGGCTTGGACCGCACGAAGATAACGGACGCGGGCGTGAAGGAGTTGGCCGCGCTCAAGGAACTCGCGTTCCTGGACCTGAGCCAGACCGCAGTAACGGACGCGGGCGTGAAGGAGTTGGCCGCGCTCAAGAGCCTCAAACACCTCCACCTGGATCTCACGAAGACAACGGACGCGGGCCTCAAGGCAGTCGGCGCGCTTCAGAACCTCACGGACCTCACCTTGTGGGGGACGGGAGTAACGGACGCGGGACTCAAGGAACTTGGCGCGCTCAAGCACCTGACCACACTCATGTTGCCGGGAACGAAAGTGACGGGCGCGGGTCTCAAGGAACTCGCCGCGCTCAAGAAGCTCACGTACCTCGATCTGAGTGAGACCGGGGTCACGGACGAGGGCCTCAAGGAACTCGTCGCGCTCGAGGATCTTGCCTTACTCAATCTGAGCGCCACGAAGGTAACAGACGCGGGGCTCAAGGATCTCGCCGCGCTCAAGAGCCCGACCAAAATCCTCCTACACGGCACGAAGGTAACGGACGCGGGGCTGAAAACGCTCCGGGCCGCGTTGCCGAAGTGCACAATCGAGCCCGCGCCCTGACTCGAACGTGCGGTTGATGGGCGGTCACAGTTGTCCCCCTCGCGCGGGTATAATCGGGCGGGAGGGCGACCGATGACCGAAGCGGAATGGCTCGCGTGCGTGGACCCGGAACCGATGCTCCGGGCGCTCGGGGCGGGGGAGCCGCCGGTCCCGGTGGCCGACGCGCGCCGGGCGCGGCTGTTCATGTGCGCGTGCTGCCGGCGCGTCGAGGTGGTGCTCCCCACGTTCTGGAACCGGGCCGACCTGGACACGGCCGAGCGGCTCGCGGACGGGCTCGTCTCGGACCGGGAGCACCAGGAGTCCGCGCGCAACGTCGGCGACAGTATGAGCGCGGTCCACCGGCGCCTCATCAACGAGGCCCGCGGGGGCGCTCGCGCGGGCGGCGCGCCCGGGCGCACCGGGGCGGAACTGGCCGCGCTGCGTGGGCTCCGCGCGGCGCTGGTGGAGACGCGGCTCTTCTACGCGAGCGGGGAAGACGCGCGCACGGGGGCCGTCCTCGCGCTGTCAGCGGCCACGAGCGCGGACGAATTCGAGGACGAGGAGAGCCCCTCGCACCGCGCCGAACGCGCCGCCCAGTCCGCGCTGCTCCGGGACATCTTCGGGAACCCGTTCCGCCCGGTGGCATTCTCCCCCGAATGGCGCACGTCGACTGCGGTCGCGGTGGCGGCGCAGATGTACGAGTCGCGTGAGTTCGGTGCGATGCCGATTCTGGGGGACGCACTTCAAGATGCCGGATGCGACAGCGCCGACGTGCTGGACCACTGCCGCGGACCGGGGCCACACGTGTACGGGTGCTGGGTCGCGGACTTGGTGCTGGGCAAGGAGTAGCGATTAGCAGGCGCTTCCGAGGAGGGCGACCGATGACCGAAGCGGAGTGGCTCGCGTGTAACGACCCGCTTCAAATGTTGGACCTCTTCGGGGCGAGTCGCGGTTCGCGGGTGCTCCACTGGCTCCGGTACCGCCGGCACGTTCCGTGTGCGAGCAAGCGCAAGCTGCGGCTCTTCGCGGCGGGGTGCTGTCGGCTGGTCCGGGACAAGTTCAACGAGCACCAGCAGCGGATCGACGCGGCCGAAGATTTCGCGGACGGGGTGCCGTGGCCCACTTCGGGGTTCGGCCAGCAGCAGCGGATGGAAGCGATCGAAGATTTCGTGGGCAGGGTGCCGTGGCCCGGTCCGGGGGTCGGCCCCTGGTGGATCGCGTTCGATCGGCCCGACGCCTTGTGGCTCGCCCGGTTCGTCGCGGAGTGGGCAATCACCGGAGAGGTGAACAAGCTCGACCTCACGAGAGCCCCGCAGCGGCGTACCGCGGACAGGGAGGTGCGCGTCCTGCGCGACCTCTTCGGGAACCCGTTTCGCCCGGTGGCGTTCGCCCCCGCGTGGCGCACCTCGACCGCCGTCGCAGTGGCGTCTCAGATGTACGAAGCGCGTGACTTTAGCGCGATGCCGATTCTGGGCGACGCGCTGCAAGACGCGGGCTGTGATAGCGCCGAGGTGCTCGATCACTGCCGCGATGCCGGCGCGCCCCACGTGCGCGGGTGCTGGGTCGTGGACCTCGTGCTCGGCAGGGAATGAGTGCGCGCGAGGAGCGTATTTTCACCGCAGAGGGCACGAGAGGGTACAGAGGAACGGCGATAATGCCCTGCGCTCCCTACACGATGCCGAAGTGCCGGATGACGGCGAACACGAACAGGCTCACGGAGAGCGCCGCGTACAGCACGACCCACCCGTCGGTGTGGTCATCGTTACTCGTGTGGAGCATTTGGCGAGCCTTGGTGCCCCATCCCGATGCGAGGGGGAGTGGGATGGGACGCGCACTTTGCTCGAAACGCGCGCACGGGTCAAGTCCAATCACGGGCCGCGGAACCGGGGCGACCGATGACCGAAGCGGAATGGTTGGGGCAGGCGCAACCGCGGGTCATGTTGGCCTTCGTGTGCCCACGAACCTCCGACCGGAAATTACGACTTTTTGGGTGCGCTGAATTCCGGCTGCAATTGAGACCTCCAGAAGACATCTGTGACGAGTACGGTTACGGCATCCTCCGCGTCACCGAGCGGTACGCAGACGGACAGATTACGGCGGACGAACTCGCCCAAGCCAACGAGCGGGTTCGGGGCGACGAGAGGGATTTTTACCCGTCGATAGCATGGTTCGTTTCATCCGACGATGTGTTTCTCAGGGGCGCGGCCCCCCGGTATCTCGGTCGTAATTCGGACATCATCCGCTGCGTCTTCGGGAATCCGTTCCGCTCGATCACCTTCCTTCCGGATTGGCGCACCTCGACGGCGGTGACACTGGCGGCGCAGATGTACGAATCGCGGGACTTCGGCGCGATGCCGATTCTGGGCGACGCACTCCAAGATGCCGGCTGTGACAACGAGGATGTGTTGAACCACTGCCGCGAACCGGGTGTC
This region of Gemmata massiliana genomic DNA includes:
- a CDS encoding leucine-rich repeat domain-containing protein; the encoded protein is MSRVLLFAVACVVLASPLPARADDAEDKVVALVKKLGGEVTRDAKAPGKPVVVLDLAHAKVTRADLKELAALKSLTGLRLNSTNVTDADLKGLAAFESLTQLSLVATKVTDAGVKELAAFKNLSSLGLSETSVGDTGVRELIALKGLKQLGLDRTKITDAGVKELAALKELAFLDLSQTAVTDAGVKELAALKSLKHLHLDLTKTTDAGLKAVGALQNLTDLTLWGTGVTDAGLKELGALKHLTTLMLPGTKVTGAGLKELAALKKLTYLDLSETGVTDEGLKELVALEDLALLNLSATKVTDAGLKDLAALKSPTKILLHGTKVTDAGLKTLRAALPKCTIEPAP
- a CDS encoding leucine-rich repeat domain-containing protein, whose product is MLRTSALALTASALWLGAPARADDDEDKAVALVKKLGGEVARDAKAPGKPVVGVFLSETEASDADLKELAVLVRVASLTLRGTRVTDAGLKHLAPLKDLDFLELGDTAVTDAGLKELAALKNLRTLVLRRAGITDAGLKELTPLERLESLDLGDAAVTDAGLKGLVPLQNLRTLRLRRTDVTDAGLKELALLPNLGSLDLCATAVTGRGLKHLVALKGLGALYLEGTRVTDADLKTVAALGSLGRLDLARTGVTDAGLRELGALRLVHLSLSGTGVTDAGLKELAGFKDMFTLDLSGTPITGAGLNHLAGFKILAILTLNGTQVTDAGLKNLDTLTRLDALYLNGTRVTDAGLEHLAPLESLVRLSLSGTVVTDAGLKHLNALKGLGELDLGDTLVSDAGMKDLTALEGLYSLDLNGTRVTDAGLKELGAARSLRDLNLRGTRVTDAGLKHLALLKDLDGLDLTGTRVTDAAARDLAGCARLVDLRLVETRVTEVGVRNIQKALPKCRIVK
- the lexA gene encoding transcriptional repressor LexA, producing MAEREPLSPSQEKLLEFLRAELRARRGVPSWPKIARACGWSSTRSVGYNLDQLARKGHLRLTGGQKGIELVGAPAGFALPVLGDVAAGAPIPPPGEGEPEHFEFERVFGGEDVFMLRVRGDSMIEALIGPGDLVAVRRAPEAADGEKVVAMIDGELTLKVFRQRAGGAIWLQPCNSKLAGIKLDPKKDNRVIGVLVGVVRAGN